The Microterricola viridarii genome segment CGCCGAAGCCGCTGGCCTCGCCAACCGCGTACAGGCCTGTGATCGGCTCGCCGCCGGCATCCAGCACCTGCCCGTCGAGGTTGGTCTCGATGCCGCCGAGGCTCTTCCTGGTCAGGATGTGCAGCTTGACGGCGATCAGCGGCCCGGCCTTCGGGTCGAGCAACTTGTGCGGGCTGGCGACCCGGATCAGCTTGTCTCCGCGGTAGTTGCGCGCGCCGCGCAGGGCCACCACCTGCAGGTCCTTGCTGAAGTCGTTGTCGATCTCACGGTCGCGCGCCTCCACCTCGGCGCGCACGCCCGCCGTGTCGATGGGCGTGTCCGGGGTGAGCGCCTGCATACCGGTCAGCAGCTCGTCGAGCGTGTCAGCCACGACGAAGTCGACGCCGTTGCGCTTGAACGCCTCCACCGGGCCCGGCGCGCCGGGTGCGACACGCTTGGCCAGCAACTTCACGTCTTTGCCGGTCAGATCGGGGTTTTGTTCGCTGCCCGAGAGAGCGAACTCCTTCTCGATGATCTTCTGGGTGAGCACGAACCAGCTATGGTCGTGGCCGGTCGTGCGCAGGTGCTCCAGGGTGCCGAGCGTGTCAAAACCGGGGAACAGCGGAACGGGCAGCCGCTTGCCGCCGCCGTCGAACCAGAGCGAGGACGGCCCCGGCAAGACGCGGATGCCGTGCTGGGCCCACACCGGGTCCCAATTGGTGATGCCCTCGGTGTAGTGCCACATCCGGTCGCCGTTGATCAGCCGGGCCCCCGCGGTCTCGGCGATGCCCAGCATCCGCCCGTCGACGTGCGCGGGAACACCGCTCAGCATCTCGGCCGGAGGGGTGCCAAGCCGGGCCGGCCACGCCTTCCGCACCAGATCGTGGTTGCCACCGATGCCTCCGGAGGCGACGATCACGGCGGGGGCGCGATACTCGAACTCGCCAACGACCTCGCGGCTGCTCGCCTCGCCGCGGGCGGCGGTGCTCGGTGCGAGCACGCTGCCGCGCACGCCGGCGACGCGGCCGTCCTCGACGATCAGCTCGTCGACCTGGTGCCGGTGCTTGGCCGTGACAAGCCCCGCCTGCACGCCGTCCCGAACGCGCGCGATGAAGGGCTCCAGGATGCCGGGGCCGGTGCCCCAGGTGATGTGGAAGCGCGGCACCGAGTTGCCGTGGCCGGTCGCCGTGCCGCTACCTCGCTCTGCCCAGCCGACGACGGGGAAGAAGCGCACGCCCTTGGCGTGCAGCCAATCGCGCTTCTCGTTTGCGGCGAAATCCAGGTATGCCTCGGCCCAGCGGCGCGGCCAGGCATCCTCGTCGCGGTCGAAACCGGCGGTGCCCGCCCAGTCCTGCCGGGCGAGTTCGGCGTTGTCTTTCACGCCCATCCGGCGTTGCTCGGGGGAGTCGATGAGGAACAGGCCGCCGAAGCTCCACCAGGCTTGCCCGCCGAGGCTGGCCTCCGGCTCTTGCTCGATGATCAGCACGCGCTTCCCGGCCTCCACCAGTTCAGCGGCGGCGACCAGGCCGGAGAGGCCCGCTCCGATGACGATCGCGTCGATGCGGTTGGTCATGGTTGTGGCTCCTTCGTCACGATTTCTCACCACTGTAGCGGCGCGAACGCGACGGGGGCAGGTCACTCCCGCATCAACATCGCCTGCGCCTCGCGCTCGAGGTCGAGGTAGGGTTCGCCGCTGACGTCAACGCGCACCCGGTGCAGGGTTCCGCCGGTGAACCGCCAAGGTGCGATTCCCGGGTAGTCCTCGGTCACTGGGGCGCCGCTGTCGCGGCCCACCGTGAGCCCCTCGCCGGCGATGGAGAACTTACCTGGCTGGGTCTTGATGCGTCCCGATCCGAGCATCTTGTCTCCGCAGAACAGGCTGAGGATGCCGGTGGCGACGCCGGGGGCTTCCTCCCCGTCCTTGGCGAATGACGCGCCGATGATCAGCTGCTCGCCGACGGGCAGGTCCTCTGTGGCATCCACCCGCTGCTCGACGATCCCGACGAAGTTGTTCGCGTAGTGCAGGCGGCCGTCCTTGATGTACAGCGCGTGCCCGCCGAAGCGAGAGCCCTGGGCGAACAGCACGCCCTCCGATCCCTGGCTCAGGTCGACGAGTGCGCCGATGGAGAAGGAGCGGTTGCGGAGGTTGACGGACTGCGACTCCGGCACGTCCGCTGTCCCGGGAAAGTAGACGTAGCGTTCCCGTGCCCCGGCGAGCACAGGGCGCGGGGTCAGCATGATCTCGAGCGCCGAGCGGTCGTCGAGCGGGAACGCCTGGTTGGCGCCGGCCTCGGCAAACCACAGCGAGATGAGCTCCTGCAGCTTCGCCGGCTGCTCCTGCGCCAGGTTGTGCGTCTCGGCGCGGTCCACATCGGTGTGGTAGAGCTCCCACTCGTCGTCGCCGAAATGGCTCCAGCCGCTCAGGGTCGGGTGGGTGGTGATCGCCTTCCACCCGTCGTGCCAGATCGCCCGGGAGCCGAGCATGGAGTAGAACTGGGTTCGGCGCGTTGTCGGCGACTGAGCGGCGTCGAAGGAGTAGCGCATGCTGACCCCGTCGATCCGGCTCTGCTCATGGCCCTTGATGTGGCTCGGGGCCTCGACGCCGAGAACATCGAGCACCGTCGGGACGATGTCGATCGCGTGGTGGTACTGCTCCCGCAGCTCGCCGCGGGCGCTCATGCCGGAGGGCCAGGAGATGATGCACGGGTCGCAGATCCCTCCGTTGTACTCGTAGCGCTTCCACATCTTGAACGGGGTGTTGAAGGCCATCGCCCAGCCGTTCGGGTAGTGGTTGTAGGTGCGCACGCCGCCGAGCTCGTCCAGCATGGCGAGGTTGTCGGAGATGTCGTCGACCAGTCCGTTCGCGAACTTCATCTCGTTCACCGATCCGTTCGGGCCGCCCTCGCCGCTCGCGCCGTTGTCGGAGACGACGATCACGAGCGTGTTCTCCCGCTCGTCGATCGACTCCAGATAGTCGATCACCCGGCCGATCTGGTGATCGGCGTGCGAGAGGAAACCGGCGTAGACCTCGGCCATGCGACTGAACAGTCGCTTCTCGTCCGCGCTCAAGGAATCCCACGGGCGAGTGTCGTCCATCACCGGGAACGGGATGCCGGTGCCGCTCTGCCGCGTGGTGGAGGTGCCGAGGGGGTTGACCGGGGGGAGCTCGGTGTCCGCCGGCACGATCCCGAGTGACTTCTGGCGGGCCAGCGTCTCGGCGCGCATCGCCTCGTACCCGGCGTCGAAGCGGCCGGCGTATCGGTCGGCCCATTCCTTGGGCGCGTGATGCGGGGCGTGGGCCGCCCCGGGGGCGTAGTAGAGGAAGAACGGCTTGTCCGGGGCGATCGCCTTGGCGTCCCGGATGAACTCGAGCGCCTTGTCGGTGATGTCCTCGGAGAAGTGGTAGCCCTCCTCGGGGAGCCGCGGCTGATCCGTCGGGTGGTTGTCGTAGACGATGTCCGGGTACCACTGGTTCGTCTCGGCGCCGAGGAAGCCGTAGAAGCGCTCGAAGCCGCGCCCGCTCGGCCAGTTCCGCCTGGTCGACGCGACATTCATCTCGTCGTCGGGGCAGAGGTGCCACTTGCCCACGATGTAGGTGTTCCAGCCCGCCTCGCCGAGGATCTCGGAGAGCATCCCGTTCGCCGGCGGGATCGTGCCGCTCGCGTTGGGGAAGCCGATCGCCGCCTCGGTGATGCACGCCATGCTGTTGTTGGTGTGGTTGCGCCCGGTGAGCAGGCACGACCGGGTCGGCGAGCAGAGCGCGGTGGTGTGCCACTGGGTGTAGCGCACCCCGTCGGCGGCGACCCGCTCGATGTTCGGGGTGTCGATCGGGCCGCCATAGGCGGACATCGCCGAGTAGCCGACATCGTCGAGCACAATGTAGACGACATTGGGTGAGCCGGGGGGAGCCTTCACGGGCTCGAACGGGGTCCAGTCGGGCTCTGAGTCCCGGATGTCGATGCCAACTG includes the following:
- a CDS encoding FAD-binding dehydrogenase; protein product: MTNRIDAIVIGAGLSGLVAAAELVEAGKRVLIIEQEPEASLGGQAWWSFGGLFLIDSPEQRRMGVKDNAELARQDWAGTAGFDRDEDAWPRRWAEAYLDFAANEKRDWLHAKGVRFFPVVGWAERGSGTATGHGNSVPRFHITWGTGPGILEPFIARVRDGVQAGLVTAKHRHQVDELIVEDGRVAGVRGSVLAPSTAARGEASSREVVGEFEYRAPAVIVASGGIGGNHDLVRKAWPARLGTPPAEMLSGVPAHVDGRMLGIAETAGARLINGDRMWHYTEGITNWDPVWAQHGIRVLPGPSSLWFDGGGKRLPVPLFPGFDTLGTLEHLRTTGHDHSWFVLTQKIIEKEFALSGSEQNPDLTGKDVKLLAKRVAPGAPGPVEAFKRNGVDFVVADTLDELLTGMQALTPDTPIDTAGVRAEVEARDREIDNDFSKDLQVVALRGARNYRGDKLIRVASPHKLLDPKAGPLIAVKLHILTRKSLGGIETNLDGQVLDAGGEPITGLYAVGEASGFGGGGMHGYRALEGTFLGGCLFSGRQAGRAVAAL
- a CDS encoding arylsulfatase yields the protein MAAQFRGTVGIDIRDSEPDWTPFEPVKAPPGSPNVVYIVLDDVGYSAMSAYGGPIDTPNIERVAADGVRYTQWHTTALCSPTRSCLLTGRNHTNNSMACITEAAIGFPNASGTIPPANGMLSEILGEAGWNTYIVGKWHLCPDDEMNVASTRRNWPSGRGFERFYGFLGAETNQWYPDIVYDNHPTDQPRLPEEGYHFSEDITDKALEFIRDAKAIAPDKPFFLYYAPGAAHAPHHAPKEWADRYAGRFDAGYEAMRAETLARQKSLGIVPADTELPPVNPLGTSTTRQSGTGIPFPVMDDTRPWDSLSADEKRLFSRMAEVYAGFLSHADHQIGRVIDYLESIDERENTLVIVVSDNGASGEGGPNGSVNEMKFANGLVDDISDNLAMLDELGGVRTYNHYPNGWAMAFNTPFKMWKRYEYNGGICDPCIISWPSGMSARGELREQYHHAIDIVPTVLDVLGVEAPSHIKGHEQSRIDGVSMRYSFDAAQSPTTRRTQFYSMLGSRAIWHDGWKAITTHPTLSGWSHFGDDEWELYHTDVDRAETHNLAQEQPAKLQELISLWFAEAGANQAFPLDDRSALEIMLTPRPVLAGARERYVYFPGTADVPESQSVNLRNRSFSIGALVDLSQGSEGVLFAQGSRFGGHALYIKDGRLHYANNFVGIVEQRVDATEDLPVGEQLIIGASFAKDGEEAPGVATGILSLFCGDKMLGSGRIKTQPGKFSIAGEGLTVGRDSGAPVTEDYPGIAPWRFTGGTLHRVRVDVSGEPYLDLEREAQAMLMRE